One genomic window of Kosmotoga olearia TBF 19.5.1 includes the following:
- a CDS encoding transposase family protein has protein sequence MQELLKTLDPDLVLVEAFIDDKKIELHARKETSEEACPYCGEKSRGVHSVYHNNISDLPVQEKLLTIILERRVFFCKNPECDHARFPETLPFATRYGRRTIRLDEKIREIALNMSARSAKKVINKGIARISDDTILRILKKTS, from the coding sequence ATGCAAGAACTATTGAAAACACTGGATCCAGATTTGGTATTGGTAGAAGCTTTTATTGACGATAAAAAAATAGAACTCCATGCGAGAAAAGAGACTTCTGAAGAGGCTTGCCCATATTGTGGCGAAAAATCGAGGGGTGTCCACTCCGTATATCATAACAATATCTCTGATTTACCCGTTCAAGAAAAGCTATTGACAATCATACTGGAGCGGAGAGTCTTTTTTTGTAAGAATCCCGAATGTGACCATGCGCGATTCCCGGAAACACTTCCTTTTGCCACCAGGTATGGAAGAAGAACAATCAGGTTGGATGAAAAAATCAGAGAAATCGCATTGAACATGAGTGCTCGTAGTGCAAAGAAAGTTATTAACAAAGGGATAGCCAGGATTTCGGATGACACAATTTTACGGATATTAAAAAAAACAAGTTAG
- a CDS encoding ISL3 family transposase has product MKKGHTYGTVMVDRDTSQVVDIVAFRDTKDVTEWLKGYPDIEVVSRDGSISYAKAIEEAFPQAIQVSNRFHLVKNLTEEAKEYIKRTLPRKIKMSGMTEFPEENCLEPKNKCTRLEMLQMQREKEKNKKVQKVKKLFFKRGYSSRKIAIELGLSPRTVLKYIKYEGKMIHGSKGASKRSNLDPYKDTIIAMNLDRGTTMEIFRTICKEGYRGSYSNLKTFLAKHNKESGRRNRNPPTTPILERRHLITLLYKDISKLKESEQKKVRIYIEGNGDLQKVYSAIKEFRRILAQKDTNNLEKWIETTKTYSIPELNHFVHGIERDLPAVKNAARLDDNNGLIEGIINKIKVIKRVMYGRCSFELLRLKVLML; this is encoded by the coding sequence ATAAAGAAAGGCCACACATATGGGACAGTGATGGTCGATCGAGATACGTCACAGGTTGTAGATATCGTTGCCTTTCGTGATACGAAAGACGTCACCGAATGGTTGAAAGGATATCCGGATATAGAAGTGGTATCACGTGATGGTTCGATCAGCTATGCAAAAGCCATAGAAGAAGCATTTCCTCAGGCCATACAGGTTAGTAACCGATTTCATTTAGTCAAGAATCTCACCGAAGAAGCCAAAGAATACATAAAACGGACCCTACCCAGGAAAATCAAAATGAGCGGCATGACTGAATTTCCTGAAGAGAACTGCCTTGAACCGAAGAACAAATGCACTCGCCTGGAAATGTTACAAATGCAACGAGAGAAAGAGAAGAACAAAAAGGTTCAAAAGGTTAAGAAACTCTTCTTCAAACGAGGTTATTCATCTAGAAAGATAGCCATAGAATTAGGATTATCACCGAGAACAGTTTTAAAGTACATAAAGTACGAAGGCAAAATGATTCACGGGTCAAAAGGTGCGAGCAAAAGAAGCAACCTCGATCCTTACAAGGATACCATCATTGCGATGAACCTGGACAGGGGAACAACAATGGAAATCTTCCGAACCATTTGCAAAGAAGGATACAGGGGTTCTTATTCCAACTTGAAGACATTCTTAGCAAAACACAACAAGGAATCGGGGAGAAGAAACAGAAATCCACCGACGACACCGATTCTGGAGAGGAGACATTTGATCACTCTGTTGTACAAAGATATTTCGAAACTCAAAGAAAGCGAACAGAAAAAAGTACGAATCTATATTGAGGGTAACGGAGATCTGCAGAAGGTCTATTCAGCGATAAAGGAATTTAGACGAATCCTGGCTCAAAAAGATACCAACAATCTTGAAAAATGGATAGAAACAACGAAGACATATTCAATTCCGGAACTCAATCACTTTGTCCACGGGATTGAAAGAGACCTGCCGGCTGTGAAGAATGCGGCTAGACTGGACGATAACAATGGACTCATAGAAGGAATCATAAACAAGATTAAAGTGATCAAGAGAGTTATGTACGGAAGATGTTCGTTTGAACTGCTGAGGTTGAAGGTTCTTATGCTTTAG
- a CDS encoding GNAT family N-acetyltransferase codes for MRLVKVRSRRDIRNFVRLPFELYKNTPQWIPPLNTIIRNVITKGSPVMSVDREFFLVMDGRQPVARLGVYINRNVIEHGNRAGSFTLFESYNDVYVADLLFHAADNWFKEREIVRYIGTDSPTNGDDYKAILIRNFDDPPFVNANYNLPYYQELLEEIGFKMYKRFACFKYDLTKPIDEKHVRLIEEAKKRYDFRIVAPDMKNLDKVAWDLRLIMENSIPDEWIEARPPSYEEMLRIVDDMKKFSDPELIAIAYHGDEPIGFVGSSPNYNEILKELRGRLYPFGWLKLSRKRKSIKTFRLFVVFVVKNFQGKGVSFAMYYHVLQNAIRKGYVRAEGGNVDFENKKSFQDALAAGGELYKEYATFEKIIKPG; via the coding sequence GTGAGGTTAGTAAAAGTTAGGTCAAGAAGGGATATAAGAAACTTTGTTAGACTTCCCTTTGAGCTTTATAAGAATACACCGCAGTGGATACCGCCGCTGAATACTATTATAAGAAATGTTATTACAAAAGGTTCCCCGGTTATGAGTGTTGACAGAGAGTTTTTTCTTGTTATGGATGGAAGGCAGCCTGTTGCACGTCTTGGGGTGTATATCAATAGAAATGTTATTGAACATGGCAACCGTGCAGGATCCTTCACTCTTTTTGAGAGCTACAACGATGTTTATGTAGCGGACCTGTTGTTTCATGCGGCCGACAATTGGTTCAAAGAAAGAGAAATTGTGAGGTATATCGGTACGGATTCTCCGACAAATGGAGACGATTACAAAGCCATATTGATAAGAAATTTTGACGATCCACCTTTTGTAAACGCGAACTATAACCTTCCGTATTACCAGGAACTTCTGGAAGAGATTGGCTTTAAAATGTATAAACGTTTCGCCTGTTTCAAATACGATCTAACAAAGCCCATTGACGAAAAACATGTCAGGCTGATCGAAGAAGCAAAAAAACGTTATGATTTTAGAATAGTTGCGCCTGATATGAAAAACCTTGATAAAGTTGCCTGGGATTTGAGGTTGATAATGGAAAACTCGATTCCGGATGAATGGATCGAAGCAAGACCCCCTTCTTATGAGGAGATGCTAAGAATTGTAGATGACATGAAGAAGTTTTCTGACCCGGAGCTCATAGCTATCGCTTATCATGGCGATGAGCCTATCGGTTTTGTCGGTAGCTCCCCTAATTATAACGAGATCCTTAAGGAACTCAGGGGCAGGCTTTATCCTTTCGGGTGGTTGAAACTATCAAGGAAAAGAAAAAGCATAAAGACTTTCAGATTGTTTGTTGTTTTTGTTGTGAAAAACTTTCAGGGTAAGGGCGTTTCTTTTGCTATGTACTATCATGTTTTACAGAATGCCATCAGGAAAGGTTATGTCAGGGCTGAAGGTGGAAACGTTGATTTTGAAAACAAGAAAAGTTTTCAAGATGCTCTTGCTGCCGGTGGTGAACTTTACAAGGAATATGCAACTTTTGAAAAGATCATAAAACCCGGGTGA